The Leucobacter viscericola sequence CTCCCCACGAAGCGCCCCGCCTTCTGGCTTTCAGCTGTAGAGCTCGCTTCGTGGGTGGTCTTCTCCCTCGCGCTCGTCATTTCATTGATCGTGATGCCCGTGGTGGTGGGTCAACTCCTTATTGTGCCTCTGCTGCTCTACGTCATGTTGCTCGCCTACGCCCGCTCGGCGCGCTATTTCGAAGTCACCGGGCTGCATCGCACCAAATCAGACGTGTTCATCGGCTTTGCGATCGCACCGCTCTACGGGGTGTTCCACGTCACCGTGCTGGTTTGGCTGCGTATCTATGCGCTGGCCACGCTCAATCGCGGCAGTTGGGGCACCCGTAAGCAGGTCGAAGTCCGAGCACATCAACCCATCATCCAAGCATCTTCAGGATCGGAATAACCATGCGCATCTCGGTCATCGGTTGCGGTCACCTCGGCGCAGTCCACGCGGTTACCCTCGCGAGTTTGGGACACAGTGTCGTTGGCATTGACGTCTGCGAGGCGACGATTGCTTCCCTCAGCTCGGGACGACCCACGTTTCTCGAACCGGGCCTCAGGGAGGGACTGCGGGATCAGCTTTCCTCTGGGCGCCTCACGTTTTCAACTGATGTGTCGCTTGCCCGCGGCGCAGACGCGCACTTCGTGTGTGTTGGTACACCCGCAAAAGCCGACGGCGAAGCCGACCTCGGCGCGCTTTTCGCGGCCGTCGACGCGCTCGCGCCCCTGCTGACAGAGAACGACGTTCTGATCGGAAAGTCGACCGTACCTGTCGGCACCGCCCGCTTGGTTGCTGCGCGGGTACGCGCCGCCGTTGCGTGGAATCCCGAGTTCTTGAGAGAGGGAACCGCGATTGCAGATTCCTTGCGCCCCGATCGCATCATCATCGGTGCAGACACGGCGGCGGCTCAAGAACGAGTTGCTGCCGTGTACAGTGGCCTCTCGGCAGCGGGCGTGCCGATCCTGCGCACCGGGCTCGAATCAGCCGAGTTGGCCAAAGCCGCGTCGAACGCGTTTCTCGCGCTACGTCTCAGCTACATCAACTCCCTCGCGCAGCTCTGCGAGGCAACGGGTGCAGACGTGCGTGAGCTCTCCGCGGCGATGGGATCAGATGCCCGGATCGGAAGCTCATACTTCAACGCCGGTTTAGGCTACGGTGGCGGCTGCCTCCCAAAGGATCTCTCGGCGCTGCGGGCCCAAGCGCTGCACGCCGAGGCAATGGATCTCTTTCACCTGCTCGACACGACGGCCCGAACGAACCAGACTGCGCTTCAGCGGGCCGCGGAACTCGTGCTGGGGGCGATCCTTCCCGGCGAAAAAATCGCGATTCTGGGGCTCACCTTCAAGCCCAATACCGATGATGTGCGGCAGTCACCCGCTCTCAACCTTGTCAGCCAGTTGGTTTCACACGGCCTCAGCGATTTCGCCTGCACTGATCCGGCGCTCGTGGGCACGGCAGTCTCTCTGGCGACCGGGGTCTGCCAGGTGAGTGATCTCCACTCCGCGCTCGAGGGGGCAGCAGTGGTTGTGCTCGCCACCGAGTGGCCGGAGTACACCGCGGAGCGGGTCACACGGGGCTCACCCCGAGTGGTGCTGGATCTTCGGAACGCCCTGGATCCTGCGTCCGTTCGCGCGCAGGGATCGCAGTACATCGGACTGGGTCAGGGGCCGAGCCTGAGCCCGGCCCCCTCTCCAACCACGGTGCCGCAAACTACCTGAGCTTTTCCGCCCGGTACAGGAACGCGGCGGTTGCCTCGCGGCTCGTCGCACCCTTGGGAACGAACTTCAGCGTTCCATTGCGCTGTTTGTAGCCCTCAGTGATTCCGTTCGAGGCCATCCACCGAATCTCTTTCGCGAACTTGTGATTCGCGGAGACATCGGTGAACTTCGCTGAGATCGAACCGTTCGGAATCTGCTTGGAATAGTGGCGGTACATGAAGGCCGCCATAGCCTCGCGTGTGATCGGCTCCTTCGGACCAAACTTCAGCTTGCCGCCTGCGAGCTTGGTGCCAGTCGTCACCTTCGTCTCGTAGGCCCACATAATCTGGGTGTAGAACTTGTCCCCGGGCTTCACATCGACGAACGGAGACTTGCCCTTTGGTGTGTAGTTCTTGACGCCGCTGTCGCGGTACAAGAAGGTGACCATTGCCTCGCGGCTCACCTTCTCAGCAGGCATGAACTTGAGCGTGCCGTCCTGCTGCCTGTATCCGGTCGTGATGCCCTTGCCCGCGAGCCACGCGATGGGTTCGTAGAACTTGTGGTTCTTTGGCACATCGGTGAACTTGTCTGGCTTGGGAGCAACATCGGCAGGAACCACCTCGGTGGTTGCCCAGCCAATGAGCTCGTTGAGAGCAGAGTGCACTGCAACCTTGTGGCTGCCCAGTGCTGCGTCGGCGGGAACCGTCAGCGTGAGGGTCTTGTTCTGCACCGCAGCACTACCCAGGACTCGCGGGGCAGAGAACAGCAGCCCGGTGAGCGTCTCTCCATCGTAATCAGCGGTGGGCAGTGTTATGGTGAGGGTCTCCCCCTGCTTCACCTTTGAGGGCATCGAGATGCCCCCGCGAGCCGCATCGGTCAGGTCGGCCTCGGTCACCGCGGGCAGCGCCGGCGTTGTGTGCTCAACCGAGCAGGAATCGCAGGTCACACCGAGCGTGGCGCCTACGGCCGACACCGGCAGCGTGACACCGTGGGCGCGATTCGACAGCTTCGCAGTGAACGAGGTTGTCGCGGTCCCGGCAACTGCCGTATCGGGCACCGCCCAGGTGAGCGCAAGACCGTTGAGAGTCAACTCTGCTGGCAAGGAGGACGCGTCAACGGTTGCTGCCGATCCCAACCCGCTCAGGTCGATCGTCGCCACCCCGCCGGTCACCGGAACCTTACCGGTGTTGGTCGCCGAGAGCTGGTACTCGATGGTGTCGCCTGGAGCGACTGCACCCGAGGCAGGAGTGCTCGTGAGCGACAGGGTCCAGGGTGATGACCAGGCGGGTTTACCCGCGTTGTAGATCCACGACTGGAAGAACGGATCGAGATCCTTACCGGAGAGTTCTTCGGCCAGGGCCTGAAACTCGACTGTGGTCTGGCTCGTGCCGTTATTGCGCGCGTTCCACTCCTTGAGCAGCTGGTCAAACACGCTCGGGGTCAGCGACTGCTTCAGCGCTTCGTAGGCCATCGCGCCTCGGGTGTACACCTGCCAGTCGAACAATTGGCGCGGATCCGTCATCGCCCCGGGCGGAACGGTCCATCTCGCGTGAGACGAGGCCGTGCTATTCCAGGTGTTGTAGTAGGTGTCTGCCGTTTTGGCTCCCCCGGTCACCTCTTGCGTGTACATCGCTGAGGCGTAGGTTGCCATGCCCTCGCTGATCCAGATGCTGTTCCAGTCTCGCGGGGTGACACCGTCACCGAACCACTGGTGTGCGATCTCGTGCACTAGCGTGCCAAGCGAAACGCTGCGCTCAAAATAGGATCGATCCTGCGTCTCAAGCGCGTATCCCAGTGTCGTGATGTCTACGACGATGCCGGTGCTGCCACCGGGATAGGGGCCGTACTTTGATTCGAGGAAGTTGATGATCCCCTCGATTTGGCCGCGCCGCGTCTGAATTGTTGCCTGGTTGGCTGTCGTGACGGCCGGATCCACGAAGGTCCACTCTTGAATCGTGCGTCCGCTCGAGAGGTTAATGGGGGCGTTGTAAACGAGGTAGTTGCCGATCGAGACCATCGTGGCCATCGTCGCCTGCTGCCGCTCTTGTTTCCACTGCCAGGTCGTCTCGGTGCCGTCGGCCGACGGGGTCTTTGCCACGAGTTCACCGTTGCTCGCGGCCGCAGCATCTTTGCCGCCGATCTGAGTCGGGATCGTGAACGCAAAATCAAACGTCGCTTTGTCTGCGGGGGTGTTGTTGCTCGGGATCCAGGTCATCGTTCCGACCGGTTGCCCCAGTGCCGTCGCTCCGTCGGCGGTCTGTACCCAGCCTTCCTGCGAGCCATCAAGGTCGTTGTGTGTGACGGGCGTGCCCGAGTACGCGACCTCTACCGTGAACTCGCCCGCCGGGATCGGGGTCGCCGGGGTGATGTGCAGCTTGAACGACTCGATGGAGGGATCGGAGCTGCGCGTGAATGCCGCATCAACACCGTTTACTTTGAGGGAATCAACGTTCAGCCCCTCGAAGTCGAGCGAGAAGGATCGCAGCGGCTGCGCCGCGGTGGCCGTGATGGTGGTGACCGCCGTAATCGACTTGTCAGCCAGGTAGTGCAGCTTAACGTCGTAGTGAGTGACGTCGTATCCGGTGTTACCGATGCCCGCGAAGAGCGAGTCACCAATAGTGGGTGCTCCGTCGATTGGGTCGACAGCGCTGGCGGCGGTCGCACCGAGCGGTGCGGCGAGCGCGATTGCGACGGCTGTTGCCGCGGCAAGCCCGGCTCTGCGGGCGCGCCTCAGTGAATGAAACTCCATTGTTTACACTTTCTCATCGACGGCGGGCAGCACAATAACTGCGGACCCCCCGGTCGACGTAGTCGCTTCTGAGTAGGCCCATGCGAACCTCGCATCAGATTAGCTGACTGGGAGTTGCCTGACAAGAGTTTTGGTCGGGTGCTGGACGTTTGTTCGCGTCGGTACTCGAAACCGACCCCGTTTACGAAGCCGATCGGAGTGGATCTGAGGGGAATCGAACCCCTGACCTTCTCATTGCGAACGAGACGCGCTACCAACTGCGCCACAGACCCTTACGGCGAACAACATTACCAGCCGCACGACCACCGCACGAAATTAGCAGAGATTCGGTGCGGGCTAGCTGGCATTGCGACGACGGCGCAGCACGGCATCGAGATCGGGCATGCCCTCGCTCGTGTCTCCAACGACGCCCATACGGCTCAGGCGAACACGCGCTTCTTGTTCCTGAGCCTGTTGTGCCTGCTTCTGCGCCTGGGCGCGAGCTTGCTCCCGAGCAAATTTCAGCTGCTCGGCCTGCGCGGCACGCTTGCGCTCAACCTCGGCAGCATCGATGCTCTGGGCTGCCGCTGTCTGCGATGTCTGGGCACGAGCGACCTGTTCGCGAGCTTCCTGCAGCAGCATCGAATCCTGCTGGTTCTCACGCACCGGCGCCTGACCAGATCGAGCACGGGCGCGAGCAAGAGCACGCGCCCGGTCGATGCGCTCTGCTGCCGCACGCTGAGCTGCGGCGTGCGCGGCGCTCGCTTCGGCCGTCTCACCAGTCGCGACAACCTCGTCAACAACCGGCGTAGGAGCAGCCTTGGTCACAACAGCCTGCTCGACCGCGATCGGAGCAGCCGTCGCTCGCCCCGGAGCAAGCAGCATGAGTCCCGCAAGAGCCGCCGCAAACAGCGCGGCAGACCACAGCAGGATCAGCGTGCCACTTCCGGCGATTGCCGCACCAGCGCCGACCAACAGTCCCAGCAGCCCAACCACGGCACCGAGAAACACGACGCCGCGCACGCGCCGAACAATAGGACGACGAAGTTTTGCGGATCGTTTAATAGCGGCCTGCTTACGATTCACCTGCTGGGCACGAATTTCGGCGCGCAGCTGCTCTGCTCGGGCTTCCGACAGCTCTGCGTCGCGCTCGGCTTCTTGTCGGCGCTGTGCCGTGCGAAGGAGCTTTTCGTGTGCAAGCGCCTGCTTTGCGGTCGCCTCGAGCCGCACTTCCTGAGGGACCTCAGAAGTCTCAGCGAGAACTCGCAGCGTGCGCTGCAGCCGAAGGGCGTTGCGCTCGGCCGCGCGAAACTCCTTGCGCCGCACCCAGGCGGGCACCAAAACGGCAGCCCAAAGAAGCGCTGCCACGACGAAGATTACGCCGCCCCCGAGTCCTCCGCCTGTCATGCCGTTCACACTACGGTTTCGGGGCGTGATCTGGCACTCGGCGCGCCGATGAGCTGCAGTAATTGCCCACATGTTCACGAGGCCACGAGTCACGAGTCACGAGTCACGAGATTAGCAACGAGCGGCCTGCTTAAATGCCTGCTGCCAATCTGGGCACTCGTCGCTTACCTGGTCACTGGTCAGTGGTTTCCATCAACCGCGCCACCAGACCGCCCGGCACCTCGCCGCGCGTCAGCGCAAAACTCTCGTGGTCGCGCCAGGCGCCGTCGATATGGATGTAGTCGCTGCGGCGCCCCTCGTAGCGCATCCCCAGCTTTTCGACCACGCGCAGCGAGGCCGCGTTCTCCGGTCGAATGCAGATTTCAACGCGATGCAGGCCAAGCGCACCGAAGAGGTAGTCGATCACAAGCGCTACGGCAACGGGAGTGATCCCGAGCCCAGCGACGTGTTCAGATACCCAGTATCCAATCTGCGCCGACTGCAGCGCTCCCCCGCTCACCTCAGAGACGCTGAGTTGGCCGACGACCTGAGAGTCGTAGCGCACCACAAACGGCACACCCGTACCCGCCTTCAGCTGGCGCCGAAGCGAGCGAATGGTCGGCCGCAAGACCACCGAACCCGGCACGATGCCCCGTCCGGAGGGATGCGTCGCCTCCCACTTTTGCAGCCAGTGCCGGTTATCAACCAACAGCTGGCGCAGCGGTTCGGCGTCTGACAGCCGCACGAGCCGCACCTCTACACGACCGGCAACGAGAGTCCCCGGATCTTCGATGGAGCGACCGAGCGGAGCCATGAGCTAGGCGCCGGTTTTTTGTGCGCGCAGCTGGTCTGCGAACTCCAGCACCCACTCAGTGATTTCGTCACCGAGATCGTGGTGGTCAACACCAAGCAGCACGTTCGCCTTGATCCAATCGGCACGATCACCCGTGTCATATCGACGCCCGCGGAAAATCACACCGTACACGGGCCCCTCGCCCTTGCCCTCGGCGAGGTAGTTGAGCGCGTCAGTCAGCTGAATTTCGCCGCCACGACCGGGCTCAAGCGTGTCGATCACGTCAAAAATCTCGGGGCGCAGCACGTAGCGTCCGATGACCGCGAGGTTCGAGGGAGCATCCGCAACATCGGGCTTCTCGACAAGGCCGGTGATCTTCACGACGTCAGGATCGTCCGTCGTCTCGACGGCAGCACAACCGTAGAGGTGGATCGATGCCTCGGGCACCTCCATCAGCGCGATGACAGTGGCCTCGCGCGCATCATGCTCGGCGACCATACGATCGAGCAGCGGATCCCGCGCATCAATCAGGTCATCACCGAGCAGCACGGCAAACGACTCGTTGCCGACGTGACGACGCGCGCGCCCAACCGCGTGACCGAGGCCAAGCGGCTGGCCCTGACGCAGAAAGTGCACCTCGGCGAGCTCACTCGACTCGTGCACCTTGCCGAGCTTGCCTTCGTCGCCCTTGCGCTCGAGGGTGTATTCCAGCTCAGGCACGCTGTCGAAGTGGTTAATGAGGTTGTCTTTATTGCGCCCCGTGATGATGAGCACGTCATCCAGCCCAGCCGCCGCTGCCTCTTCGACCACGTACTGAATCGCGGGCTTATCCACGATCGGCAGCATCTCTTTGGGCATGGCCTTTGTCGCTGGCAAGAACCTTGTTCCAAGGCCTGCCGCGGGTACCACTGCTTTGGTCACTGCCCGAGCGGGCATGCGCTGAGAATCAGTCATGCGCTTCAGCCTAGTATCCCGGCTATTTCCCACCAACTTCTCGACGTTCAGCCCGCAGATTCCGTAGGCTGAAGGTGTGCCCACAAACCAGCGCAGCGAACGCAGCGAGAGCCGACGCGATACGACGCAGCGTGACGGAGTACAGCCCCGAACCAAGCCGCAGATCCGAGCGACAGTGCGCACAAGCCGGGCCAAACGAAGCCTCGAAGCACGGCAGAGAGTTCGGGATCAGCTCACCGCACAACTCATCTCGCTCGCCACGCAACGCAACGCCAAGGCCGTCTCCTGCTACCTCCCGACACCGGGCGAACCCGACACCACGGGGTTCATCGATTGGGCACGCGCGCATAACATCGACGTTTTCCTCCCGATATCCCGCGAAGACCGTGGCCTAGATTGGGCCCGCCTCGGCGCGGCAGGCACCACCACGGGACTCCACGGCATCCAAGAGCCAGTCGGAGAAAAGCACTCGGGCGAAATCCTGAG is a genomic window containing:
- a CDS encoding 5-formyltetrahydrofolate cyclo-ligase, translating into MPTNQRSERSESRRDTTQRDGVQPRTKPQIRATVRTSRAKRSLEARQRVRDQLTAQLISLATQRNAKAVSCYLPTPGEPDTTGFIDWARAHNIDVFLPISREDRGLDWARLGAAGTTTGLHGIQEPVGEKHSGEILSHLDLLVIPACAVDEQGMRLGWGLGYYDRLLASLNTLPPVFAVIHDDELLAHIPADTHDIPVSGVITPTQTRLFSNNPG
- a CDS encoding M1 family aminopeptidase, translating into MEFHSLRRARRAGLAAATAVAIALAAPLGATAASAVDPIDGAPTIGDSLFAGIGNTGYDVTHYDVKLHYLADKSITAVTTITATAAQPLRSFSLDFEGLNVDSLKVNGVDAAFTRSSDPSIESFKLHITPATPIPAGEFTVEVAYSGTPVTHNDLDGSQEGWVQTADGATALGQPVGTMTWIPSNNTPADKATFDFAFTIPTQIGGKDAAAASNGELVAKTPSADGTETTWQWKQERQQATMATMVSIGNYLVYNAPINLSSGRTIQEWTFVDPAVTTANQATIQTRRGQIEGIINFLESKYGPYPGGSTGIVVDITTLGYALETQDRSYFERSVSLGTLVHEIAHQWFGDGVTPRDWNSIWISEGMATYASAMYTQEVTGGAKTADTYYNTWNSTASSHARWTVPPGAMTDPRQLFDWQVYTRGAMAYEALKQSLTPSVFDQLLKEWNARNNGTSQTTVEFQALAEELSGKDLDPFFQSWIYNAGKPAWSSPWTLSLTSTPASGAVAPGDTIEYQLSATNTGKVPVTGGVATIDLSGLGSAATVDASSLPAELTLNGLALTWAVPDTAVAGTATTSFTAKLSNRAHGVTLPVSAVGATLGVTCDSCSVEHTTPALPAVTEADLTDAARGGISMPSKVKQGETLTITLPTADYDGETLTGLLFSAPRVLGSAAVQNKTLTLTVPADAALGSHKVAVHSALNELIGWATTEVVPADVAPKPDKFTDVPKNHKFYEPIAWLAGKGITTGYRQQDGTLKFMPAEKVSREAMVTFLYRDSGVKNYTPKGKSPFVDVKPGDKFYTQIMWAYETKVTTGTKLAGGKLKFGPKEPITREAMAAFMYRHYSKQIPNGSISAKFTDVSANHKFAKEIRWMASNGITEGYKQRNGTLKFVPKGATSREATAAFLYRAEKLR
- a CDS encoding UDP-glucose dehydrogenase family protein, whose product is MRISVIGCGHLGAVHAVTLASLGHSVVGIDVCEATIASLSSGRPTFLEPGLREGLRDQLSSGRLTFSTDVSLARGADAHFVCVGTPAKADGEADLGALFAAVDALAPLLTENDVLIGKSTVPVGTARLVAARVRAAVAWNPEFLREGTAIADSLRPDRIIIGADTAAAQERVAAVYSGLSAAGVPILRTGLESAELAKAASNAFLALRLSYINSLAQLCEATGADVRELSAAMGSDARIGSSYFNAGLGYGGGCLPKDLSALRAQALHAEAMDLFHLLDTTARTNQTALQRAAELVLGAILPGEKIAILGLTFKPNTDDVRQSPALNLVSQLVSHGLSDFACTDPALVGTAVSLATGVCQVSDLHSALEGAAVVVLATEWPEYTAERVTRGSPRVVLDLRNALDPASVRAQGSQYIGLGQGPSLSPAPSPTTVPQTT
- a CDS encoding GNAT family N-acetyltransferase, with product MAPLGRSIEDPGTLVAGRVEVRLVRLSDAEPLRQLLVDNRHWLQKWEATHPSGRGIVPGSVVLRPTIRSLRRQLKAGTGVPFVVRYDSQVVGQLSVSEVSGGALQSAQIGYWVSEHVAGLGITPVAVALVIDYLFGALGLHRVEICIRPENAASLRVVEKLGMRYEGRRSDYIHIDGAWRDHESFALTRGEVPGGLVARLMETTDQ
- a CDS encoding UTP--glucose-1-phosphate uridylyltransferase, coding for MTDSQRMPARAVTKAVVPAAGLGTRFLPATKAMPKEMLPIVDKPAIQYVVEEAAAAGLDDVLIITGRNKDNLINHFDSVPELEYTLERKGDEGKLGKVHESSELAEVHFLRQGQPLGLGHAVGRARRHVGNESFAVLLGDDLIDARDPLLDRMVAEHDAREATVIALMEVPEASIHLYGCAAVETTDDPDVVKITGLVEKPDVADAPSNLAVIGRYVLRPEIFDVIDTLEPGRGGEIQLTDALNYLAEGKGEGPVYGVIFRGRRYDTGDRADWIKANVLLGVDHHDLGDEITEWVLEFADQLRAQKTGA